caaatactatcaggactaagttcatgataaattaagttcaattaatcaaattacttaagaactcccacttagatagacatccctcaagtcatctaagtgatacgtgatccaaatcaactaaaccatgtccgatcatcacgtgagatggagtagtcatcaatggtgaacatctctatgttgatcatatctactatatgattcacgttcgacctttcggtctccagtgttccaaggccatgtctgtacatgccaggctcgtcaagtttaacccgagtattcctcATGTGcgaaactgtcttgcacccattgtatgtgaacgtagagtctatcacacccgatcatcacgtggtgtctcgaaatgaagaactgtagcaacggtgcatactcagggagaacacttctaCCTTGAAATTTactgaagggatcatcttataatgctaccgccgtactaagcaaaataagatgtaaataagataaacatcacatgcaatcaaaatatgtgacatgatatggccatcatcttgtgcttttgatctccatctccaaagcatcttcatgatctccatcatcaccggctcgacaccttgatctccatcattgcatcgtggtcttgccaactattgcttctacagctatcgctaccgcatagtgataaagtaaagcaattacatggcgtttgcatttcatacaataaagagacaaccataaggctcctgccggttgctgataacttttacaaaacatgatcatctcatacaataacgtatatcacatcatgtcttgaccatatcacatcacaacatgccctgcaaaaacaagttagatgtcctctattttgttgttgcaagttttacgtggctgctacgggcttctagcaagaaccgttcttacctacgcatgaaaaccacaacggtgatttatcaagtttgctgttttaaccttcaacaaggactgaccgtagtcaaattcgattcaactaaagtaggagaaacagacacccgccagccacctttatgcaaaactagttgcatgtctgtcggtggaaccggtctcatgaacgtggtcatgtaaggttggtccgggccgcttcatccaacaatactgccgaatcaaaataagacattggtgctaagcagtatgacgatcaccgcccacaactctttgtgttctactcgtgcatatcatctacgcatagacctggctcagatgccactgttgggaaacgtagcatgcaatttcaaaaatttcctacgcccacgcaagatctatctaggagatgcatagcaatgagagggggagagtgtgtctacgtaccctcgtagaacgtaagcggaagcatttgacaatgcggttgatgtagtcgaacttcttctagctccgaccgatcaagtaccgaacgacggcacctccgagttctgcacatgttcagctcggtgacgtcccttgtcttcttgatccagcaaggcgtcgatgtagtagatgagttccgtcagcatgatggtgtggtgacggtgatgctaaagtgatccgcgcagggcttcgcctaatcaCTACGAAGATATGGCCgtgggagtaaacggtggagggggcgccgcacatggctatgCAATATTCTGGGGTGTGCTAGGGGTGCCCCTCaggtgggaggggaggggaggaagccatggcgcgccctagggttGGCTGCCGCCCCCTAGGGACCCTGCCTTGCCTTGCGCCCCCCTTTCCATGTATGCatgaaggggaaggaaagaggggggtgagggaaggaagtgggaatcctaatccacactttcctttcccttcccccctttccttctcctcctcctataGCCTTATAAGGCGCACCAACCCCtcgtgggctggtgtgttccttcacaaggcccatatggcccataggaTTGTTGGGGGtacccgaaacacctttcggtgacccgataagtacccgatacccttcggaacacttccggtgtccgaataccatcgtcctatatatcaatctttacctctcgaccatttcgagactcctcgtcatgtccatgatctcatccggaatCCGAACAACATttagtcaccaaatcacataactcatataatactatatcgtcatggaacgttaagcgtgcggaccctatgggttcaagaactttgtagacatgatcgagacacctctccggtcatgtcggggggatgaaccccgggcaggcaacggaacccggatccttttcaaaaacatcAAGGCCAGCAACGCCCCTCAATCCGGCTCACACTTGGCCGTGTTGCTCAACCCGGCCAAGTCCCTCGACCCGGCCAAACTCCTCAACCCGGCCCCAACGGCTGGCACAAGACGGCCAAACCTAGCACGACCAATACTTCTCCAACAAGCCAGCTCCCCCTTGGCGTGTTCCTCAACCCGGCCACGGGTCAGCTCCCGTCCCATCCCAGTCGTAtgatgggacgagtctccattCAAGGATGagcgaggcaacagtgccccaccAACTCCTCCGGTCAGCCGAGGCGTGGCAACAGTACCCCAACTCAtcgatggcggcagcagcatcaacatcctctaccgcgacaccatTACCAAGCTCGGCCTTGAAGCCAAAGACTTGGAGCCGACCCGAACAGTCTTCCACGACATCGTTCCCGGCCTCTCCTGCTCCCCAATCGGCCGGATCCGGCTCGATGTCCTGTTCGGCACCAGCGACCACTTCCGGCGCGAGCCactctggttcgaggtggtggatctgTCCAGCGCGTATCATGCGCTGCTAGGCCGACCCACACTCGCCAAGTTCTtggcggtcccccactacgcCTATCTGAAGATGAAGCTGTCGGGACCGAAGGGCCTCATCTCCGTCACCGGCGACTACCGCAAGTACCTGGAGTGCACCCGAGACGGCGCCAGACTGGCCGAGTCGCTGGTCATAGCCGAGGAGCGGTGCCAGCTCGGCCGGATAGGCGTGCTAGCCAACGAGATACCGGCCGTgccgacttcggccaaggagccGGCCGACGAAGCCTCGTTCCagccctccaaggagaccaagaaggTCAAGCTGAACCCAGAACaccccagctgcagcaagtacgttgtcgTGGGCACCtgcctcgacagcaaataggaaggcgagctcgtcgacttcctccgtgagaatcgggatatcttcgcATGGACCCCAAAGGACAATGCCGGGTATTCCGACAAAGTACACCGAGCACAAACTCCACGTCCGCAAGGATGCCAAGCTTGTCCACCAACCCCTACGCCATTTCTCCGGGGAGAAGAGAAGAACCATCAGTAAAGAGGTCGCTAAGCTTTTGGCGGCCgacttcatcatggaagtggtccaccccgagtggctagccaacccagtcctcgtcctgaagaagaacaagacctggcgcatgtgtattgactacaccagcctaaacaaggcctgccccaaggatccgttcaCCCTCCCACGAATCGATCAAgtcatcgactccaccgccggtTGTGAGCCCCTGTCCTtcctggatgcttactccggCTATCACCAGATAAAGCTGGACCCGGCCGAAgccctgaagacgtccttcatcacgcccttcggggcgtattgctacatcaccatgtcattcggcctgaagaacgccGGCTCCACATTCCAAcactgcatgcagaaatgcctgctgccgcaactcggccgcaacatccacgtctatgtggacgacatcgtggtgaagaccaagcagcacctcacgctcctcgacgacctgaaggaaacttttgccaacctgcgcgagtaccggatcaagctcaacccggagaaatgcgtttTTGGCATGCCGGCCAgaaagctactcggcttcctcatctcggagcgcggcattgaggcgaacctagagaagatcaaggccatcgagcgcatgcgcGAGCCATCTCGGTtgcgcgatgtccagaagttcaccggctacttggcctcggtcagccggtttctcagccggctgggcgagagggccTTGCCCCTGTATCAGCTGATGAAGAAGGCGACGTCGTTCGAATGGAACGACCAGGTGGACGAGGCTTTCCGGGATCTCAAGTGTATGCTCTCCACCGCACCCGTCCTGGCCGCGCCAAGTGAGAAGGAGCCGCTGTTGCTCTACATTGCCGCCACCTTGTGGTCGGTCAGCACGGTGCTGGTGGTCGAGCGGCCGGAGAAGGGCAAGATCCCAGCCGTCCAACGCCCGGTCTATTACCTGAGCGAGGCGCTCTCGGCCTCCAAGctgaactacccgcactaccagaagatgtgttacggcATGTATTTTACCGCCAAGAAGTggaagcagtatttccaagagcATGTAGTTACCGTGGTCAGCACGGCCCCTCTCAGAGAGATCATTGGCTGCCGGTATGCCTCTGGCCGGGTTGCCAAATAGGCAATCGagctagccggccacaccatcctctacgagcccTGCACCATGATCAAGTCCCAGGCTCTGGCCGatttcctcgtcgactggaccaAGACCCAGTACATGCTGCCGCCGCCGGATTCGACGCACtggcgcatgcacttcgacggctccaaGATGCGCCTCGGCCTGGGGTCGACATCATGATGTCTTCCCCAAAGGGCGACCGGCTTCGGTACGCGCaacagatccacttcgccgcctccaacaacgtcgccgagtatGAAGCCCTTGTGCAtggcctccggcttgccaaggaactcggcatctgGCCCATCCTGTGCTAcagtgactcagatttggtggtacAACAGTGCTCCGGTGAATGGGACGCCCGCGACTCCTGGCAAGTTACCGATTCCTCGTTCAGCAGTTGTCCGACTTCTTCGATggctgcgagttcctccatgtccCACGCGCAGAAAATGAGGCCGCTGATGCGCTGGCCAAGATTGGCTCATCCCAGCAGTCCGTCCCGCCGGGCATCTCCCACGAGCACCTACACAAAACCGTCCGTCAAGCCGTCTCCGGGCTCCGAGTCCATCTTCATCCCGGACAACCCGGCCGCGCCTCTACCCGGCCCAGGGGCTGCCGAACCCGGCCTGGAGAACGTCGAACCCAGCCCGGGGTCTGCTGAACCCGACCCGGTAATGGCCCACCCGGCTCGGGGGCTGCAGCCCTCGACCCGGCCACCGTCATCCTCGACCCGGCCGTCGTCGTACCCAGAACCCTCCATGGTGGCCATCTTCGCTGTGGTGATGGCCACATCGTGGGCCCTGCCCATCTCGGAGTTCCTGGAGAACGGGGTtctccccatggacgagaccgaAGCCCGACAAGTGCAGCGCTGGGCGTCCGCCTAcaacatcatcaacaacgagctcgtcaagcACAACTCTACAGGCGTTTTCCGGCGCTGCGTCGAACAAGACAAGGGCATCGAGATCCTCCTCAATATACACCATGGCGAGTGCAGGCACCACGCCGCCTCGAggtccctggtggccaaggcttttcgccatggtttgTACTGGCCCACGGCTCTCCAAGACGCCGGGTCGCTCGTCCTCAAGTGCGAGAGATGCCAACGCTTCAGCAAACACAGCCACCAGCCGGCCTCAACACTCCGAACCATCCCGATCacctggcccttcgcggtctggggactcgacatggtgggaccCTTCAAGACCGCTCGAGGCGGCATGACACATTTGCTGGTGGCGGTGGACAAGGTCACCAAGTGGATCGGAGCACGGTCGATCAAGAAGCTCGACGGGCCAACCGTTATCCGGTTCATCTAGGATATCGCGGTGCGCTACGGCGTCCC
The Aegilops tauschii subsp. strangulata cultivar AL8/78 chromosome 3, Aet v6.0, whole genome shotgun sequence genome window above contains:
- the LOC141042989 gene encoding uncharacterized protein, with protein sequence MKKATSFEWNDQVDEAFRDLKCMLSTAPVLAAPSEKEPLLLYIAATLWSVSTVLVVERPEKGKIPAVQRPVYYLSEALSASKLNYPHYQKMCYGMYFTAKKWKQYFQEHVVTVAIELAGHTILYEPCTMIKSQALADFLVDWTKTQYMLPPPDSTHWRMHFDGSKMRLGLGSTS
- the LOC109732261 gene encoding uncharacterized protein → MMSSPKGDRLRYAQQIHFAASNNVAEYEALVHGLRLAKELGIWPILCYSDSDLVVQQCSGEWDARDSWQVTDSSFSSCPTSSMAASSSMSHAQKMRPLMRWPRLAHPSSPSRRASPTSTYTKPSVKPSPGSESIFIPDNPAAPLPGPGAAEPGLENVEPSPGSAEPDPVMAHPARGLQPSTRPPSSSTRPSSYPEPSMVAIFAVVMATSWALPISEFLENGVLPMDETEARQVQRWASAYNIINNELVKHNSTGVFRRCVEQDKGIEILLNIHHGECRHHAASRSLVAKAFRHGLYWPTALQDAGSLVLKCERCQRFSKHSHQPASTLRTIPITWPFAVWGLDMVGPFKTARGGMTHLLVAVDKVTKWIGARSIKKLDGPTVIRFI